A stretch of DNA from Micromonospora sp. NBC_01813:
TGGCCCTCGAACCCGGCCGGTCCGGTCAGGTCGGCCGAGGTGCCCGCCGCGTACACGGCGGCGGCGGTGTCGTCGTACTCGTCGGCCGGGTTGTCGTGCGCCCAGCGCTCGGTGCCGTCGCGCAGGTCAAGACCGACCAGCCGGGCACCTTCGCTGTCGGACCACACGAGCACGCCGTCGCGGACGAAGAGCCGGTCGTCGCGCAGCACGTCGAACGTCCACAGCTGGCGGCCGTCGGCCGGGTCCAGCACCACCACCGGGTACGGGGTGCTGCCCGAGGCGTCGGCGAAGACGACCAACGCGTCCGGGGTGGCCAGCAGGCCGCCCCACCGATCGGCCGTCGCCTCGGTCGCGGCGTCCCACAGCTGATCCCCGGTGGCCGGGTCGATCGCGACCACCCCGAACCGGCCGTCGTCGCGGACGTGGCCGCCGTACGCCCGGCCGTCGACCAGCTGTGTGTAGTCGGCGCTCGTGTCGTCGGGCAGCACGATCGCGTCGCCGACCTGGCTGAACACCCGGAAGTCGATCGGCCGGGCCGAGTCGCGCAGCAGGTATACCGCCGCGGCGGCGACCACCGCGATCAGGGCCAGCGCCGCACCGCCGACCAGCCACGGCAGCCGTCGGGTAGATCGCCCCGACGTGACCGGCGGCGACGCGGAATGCGGCGCGGGCGGCGCCATCTGTGGCGGTCCGGCGGGCATCGATGTGGGCGGCGGCGATGTGGGGGCGGCGGCCGGCGAGACCGGGCCGGGACCGGTTGGGCCGGCCGGGCCGGCGGGCAGCTCGGCCAGGGCTCCTTCGGCGACCGGCAGCTCCGGCTGCTCCAGCACGGTCGGCGCGACGCCGAGTTCGCTGTGCAGTAGCCGGGCCACCAGCGGCACCCGCGACGAGCCGCCGACCAGGAACAGGCCGGCGAGCTGGTCACGGTCGAGGCCGCAGGCGGCGATCACCCGGGCCACCTCCAGCACGCCCCGGCGTACCAGCGGGGTGGCGACCTGCTCCAGCTCGTCGCGGGTCAGGTGCACCGCCTGGTCCATCCCGGGTACGGCGACCGGCGCCGACGACGACCGGGACAGCATCTCCTTGGCGCCGCGTACGTCGTCCCAGAACTGCCGCCGCTCGCGCGACTGCGCCGGGGTGGTCGGAGCGGTGAGCTGCTGCCGCACCTGCGGGTCGAGCACCCCGCCGAGGTGTTCGACCAGCGCCGCGTCCAGGTCGAGCCCGCCGAGTTCGGCGACCCCGCCGGACCCGATCACCGCGAAGCGGGCCCGGCCATCCGGGTCGGTCCCCTCGTTGCGGACCACCGCGATGTCCAGCGTGCCGCCGCCGAAGTCGAACACGGCCAGGGCCTGCCCGACCGGCACCGGCCGGCACAGCACGTCGGCGAAGTAGCGGGCGGCGGCCACCGGCTCCGGCACCAGCCTGGTCCCGCCAGGTCCACCGGGTCCCGCTGGTCCGGTGGTTCCCGGCTGGGCCACCGGCGGCCAGCCGGCGCGGGCGACCGCCTGCGCGAGGACGTCGCGCCGCCGGCTGCCCCAGGCGGCCGGGTAGGTCAGCGCCGCCGGTGGCAGAAACCCGACCGCTTCCACCGCCGCGCGGGCGACCGCACCGAGTACGGCGGCGAGCAGGTCGACGGTCGGGACTTCCCGGTCGCCGAGCAGCACCGACGGCTCGTCGACCCGGCGTTTCGGGTTCGGCTCGAACCGGGCCGGGTCGGTCTGGGCGAGCCGCAGCGCGTCCCGCCCGACGTACAGCCGGTCGCCGAGGAACACCCCGGACGGCAGGATCGGCGCGCCGTCGAAGAGCAACGGTCGGGTCCGCCCGTCCGGCCAGCGCAGCACCGCCACCGTGTTGGAGGTGCCCAGGTCGACGCCGAGAGCGAAGCCCCCGTCCTGCCCTGCCATCAGCTGTTTTCCTCCGCCACCCGAGACGACCCGACCTGGGGCATGCTACGGGTGGCTGACCCGCCGATCAGCGATCGGCCGGTCAGCCGATCAACGGACGTAGCGTCGTGCAATCAGCCGGTTACCCTGCGGCGGGCCACCTCGGCGAGAGTCACCGCGGCGGCGACGCTGGCGTTGAGCGACTCGACGTCGGAGTGCATCGGGATGCTCACCCGCAGGTCACAGGTCTCCCCGACCAGCCGGG
This window harbors:
- a CDS encoding Hsp70 family protein; the protein is MAGQDGGFALGVDLGTSNTVAVLRWPDGRTRPLLFDGAPILPSGVFLGDRLYVGRDALRLAQTDPARFEPNPKRRVDEPSVLLGDREVPTVDLLAAVLGAVARAAVEAVGFLPPAALTYPAAWGSRRRDVLAQAVARAGWPPVAQPGTTGPAGPGGPGGTRLVPEPVAAARYFADVLCRPVPVGQALAVFDFGGGTLDIAVVRNEGTDPDGRARFAVIGSGGVAELGGLDLDAALVEHLGGVLDPQVRQQLTAPTTPAQSRERRQFWDDVRGAKEMLSRSSSAPVAVPGMDQAVHLTRDELEQVATPLVRRGVLEVARVIAACGLDRDQLAGLFLVGGSSRVPLVARLLHSELGVAPTVLEQPELPVAEGALAELPAGPAGPTGPGPVSPAAAPTSPPPTSMPAGPPQMAPPAPHSASPPVTSGRSTRRLPWLVGGAALALIAVVAAAAVYLLRDSARPIDFRVFSQVGDAIVLPDDTSADYTQLVDGRAYGGHVRDDGRFGVVAIDPATGDQLWDAATEATADRWGGLLATPDALVVFADASGSTPYPVVVLDPADGRQLWTFDVLRDDRLFVRDGVLVWSDSEGARLVGLDLRDGTERWAHDNPADEYDDTAAAVYAAGTSADLTGPAGFEGQPTAPDRDGDQRIVQLTADRQARVFDAKSGELLGERPNVATPTDNALVYDGQLLIASSSGDFRLAAYDLSTTGEAVNLYTPQDDQRRLQAMVPCGAELVCLLESAGFSAETNELVVIDLAQGGVRWRVEAPDFSVVVPVGEHILLRRTSGDYLSRLLDADGNEVLDRAGVAVRLDRANLLWFRENPSSYSDDASVAGVPAAAPGDLRELGVLAGVRAGACSWDQTSIICPTSDGFVVHRFVAD